A genome region from Syntrophorhabdaceae bacterium includes the following:
- a CDS encoding ABC transporter ATP-binding protein: MLEVTSLSKSFDGFKAVNNASLSVKEGEVVAVIGPNGAGKTTLFNLITGVLKPDSGKVLFKGGDITGHPPYKVCRRGMSRSFQVVNVFPRLSVFENVQVSVLSQQKKTWNLFTPSAKLAINETDRILENVGLMDIRDATSAALSHGERKVLEIAIALGGNPEFLILDEPTAGMSPEETTRCIDLIKQLKEKLGITILFCEHDMEIVFSISDRIMVMVRGSTIIQGTCEDVRCCQEVQDAYLGGSDACLT; this comes from the coding sequence GTGCTTGAGGTAACGTCACTGTCCAAGTCCTTCGACGGCTTCAAGGCCGTCAACAATGCCTCCCTGTCCGTGAAGGAGGGAGAGGTTGTGGCCGTCATAGGACCGAACGGGGCCGGCAAGACGACCCTTTTCAATCTCATCACGGGAGTGCTGAAACCCGACAGCGGAAAGGTCCTTTTCAAGGGTGGGGACATCACGGGGCATCCCCCCTACAAGGTCTGCCGCAGGGGCATGTCACGGTCTTTCCAGGTGGTGAACGTCTTTCCCCGGCTCAGCGTCTTTGAGAACGTCCAGGTCTCTGTTCTCTCACAGCAGAAGAAGACGTGGAACCTCTTCACTCCTTCCGCGAAGCTGGCCATAAATGAGACGGACAGGATCCTCGAGAACGTGGGCCTCATGGACATCAGGGATGCGACAAGCGCGGCCCTATCCCACGGCGAGCGCAAGGTCCTCGAGATCGCCATCGCCCTCGGGGGGAACCCCGAATTCCTTATCCTCGACGAACCCACGGCAGGGATGTCGCCGGAGGAGACGACACGATGCATCGACCTTATCAAACAACTCAAGGAAAAGCTCGGTATCACCATCCTTTTCTGCGAGCATGACATGGAGATCGTCTTCTCCATCTCGGACCGGATCATGGTCATGGTGCGGGGATCGACGATCATTCAGGGCACCTGTGAGGATGTCAGGTGCTGCCAGGAGGTGCAGGACGCATACCTGGGCGGGAGTGACGCATGCTTGACGTGA
- the hisI gene encoding phosphoribosyl-AMP cyclohydrolase yields the protein MDDDLKWDEKGLMPAVVQDAGSKDVLMVAYMNKEALELTLRTKTAHYYSRSRQKLWLKGETSGHTQAVKEVLIDCDNDTILLMVDQKGAACHTGYWSCFYRAWADGWKIIGKKVFDEKEVYGEKKTH from the coding sequence ATGGATGATGATCTTAAATGGGATGAAAAGGGCCTTATGCCCGCCGTCGTGCAGGATGCAGGCTCGAAGGATGTTCTCATGGTCGCCTATATGAACAAGGAGGCCCTGGAACTCACCCTGAGAACGAAGACTGCCCATTACTATTCGAGATCGCGGCAGAAGCTCTGGCTCAAGGGCGAGACCTCGGGCCACACGCAAGCAGTAAAAGAGGTTCTCATAGATTGCGACAACGACACCATCCTTCTCATGGTGGACCAGAAGGGGGCGGCCTGCCACACCGGTTACTGGAGCTGTTTTTACCGTGCGTGGGCCGATGGATGGAAGATCATCGGAAAAAAGGTCTTTGACGAAAAAGAAGTCTATGGTGAAAAGAAGACCCATTGA
- a CDS encoding CinA family protein gives MKIEERLVKVLAARSISWCTAESCTGGLIAARITGVPGASGCFEGGFVTYSNRAKTLLLGVPPEIIEKHGAVSSETARAMAQGAREKLNVGIAVAVTGIAGPAGGSAAKPVGTVFISLAAKGTTSVREFHFEGTRRQIRRRSADEAFILVLDHLEGRVSG, from the coding sequence GTGAAGATCGAGGAAAGACTTGTCAAGGTCCTGGCGGCGCGTTCCATCTCCTGGTGCACCGCCGAATCCTGTACGGGGGGCCTCATCGCCGCCCGGATAACCGGTGTGCCGGGAGCATCGGGGTGTTTCGAGGGCGGATTCGTGACATACAGCAACAGGGCCAAGACCCTTCTTCTCGGGGTTCCCCCGGAGATCATCGAGAAGCATGGAGCTGTCAGCAGTGAGACCGCCCGCGCCATGGCGCAAGGCGCAAGAGAAAAGTTAAATGTCGGGATCGCCGTGGCCGTCACGGGTATAGCGGGGCCTGCCGGCGGCTCAGCGGCCAAACCGGTGGGGACCGTCTTCATCTCGCTGGCAGCGAAGGGGACGACCTCTGTTCGCGAGTTCCATTTTGAGGGCACGAGACGTCAGATACGCCGGCGCTCCGCCGACGAGGCCTTCATTCTCGTTCTCGACCATCTCGAAGGGAGGGTAAGCGGATGA
- a CDS encoding ABC transporter ATP-binding protein, protein MLDVKAIDTYYGLSHILFGVTLKVGAGEVVGLLGRNGAGKSTTMKSIMGIVPPRKGTITLKGTEITGRKPYVLFRQGIGYVPDDRRVFADLCVDDNLDIVYRRSKEWDKERVYGLFPALKEIKARRAGHLSGGEQQMLTIARALMGGPEILLLDEPTEGLAPLIVRDLEQQILRLKDAGISILLSEQNVRSALKMITRAYVIDNGRIRFEGTVQELEANEEVKRKYLMI, encoded by the coding sequence ATGCTTGACGTGAAAGCCATTGATACTTACTACGGGCTGAGCCACATTCTCTTCGGTGTCACCCTCAAGGTCGGCGCCGGCGAAGTGGTGGGTCTTCTCGGGCGCAACGGGGCAGGGAAGTCGACCACCATGAAGAGCATCATGGGCATCGTGCCGCCGCGGAAGGGGACGATCACCCTCAAGGGAACAGAGATCACCGGGCGCAAGCCGTACGTGCTTTTCCGCCAGGGCATCGGCTACGTCCCCGACGACCGCAGGGTTTTCGCCGACCTCTGTGTCGACGACAACCTTGATATCGTCTACCGCCGCAGCAAAGAGTGGGACAAGGAAAGGGTCTACGGGCTGTTCCCCGCCTTGAAGGAGATAAAGGCCCGCCGCGCCGGGCACCTGAGCGGCGGGGAACAGCAGATGCTTACCATAGCGAGGGCGCTCATGGGGGGCCCCGAGATCCTTCTCCTCGATGAGCCCACGGAGGGTCTTGCCCCGCTCATCGTCCGCGATCTGGAACAGCAGATATTGCGGCTTAAGGACGCCGGCATCAGCATTCTCCTGTCCGAGCAGAACGTGCGCTCCGCCCTCAAGATGATCACCAGGGCCTACGTCATCGACAACGGCAGGATCCGTTTCGAAGGCACCGTCCAGGAACTCGAGGCGAACGAAGAGGTAAAACGAAAATACCTCATGATCTAG
- a CDS encoding phosphatidylglycerophosphatase A: MVKRRPIDRVLSFFNTCCFVGHIPAAPGTFGSLFAAILIYLFPAVFSSPVFAVLFIVFAVATTTMERYEGEDPGHIVIDEFAGMCVAMAGHKVTLLTVGIGFVLFRIFDILKPFPIGRMERLRGGYGIVGDDVVAGIFANILLLLWTRLL, translated from the coding sequence ATGGTGAAAAGAAGACCCATTGACAGGGTCCTTTCCTTTTTCAATACCTGTTGTTTTGTGGGGCACATCCCCGCTGCGCCGGGGACCTTCGGGTCGCTCTTTGCCGCGATACTGATCTACCTCTTCCCGGCCGTCTTCAGCAGTCCCGTCTTCGCCGTTCTCTTCATTGTCTTCGCTGTCGCGACCACAACGATGGAGCGGTATGAGGGCGAAGACCCGGGCCATATAGTCATTGACGAGTTCGCCGGCATGTGCGTGGCCATGGCAGGCCACAAGGTCACGCTTCTCACCGTGGGCATTGGCTTCGTTCTCTTCCGGATCTTCGATATCCTCAAACCCTTTCCCATCGGTCGGATGGAGAGGTTGAGAGGAGGCTATGGCATAGTGGGCGATGATGTTGTTGCGGGCATATTCGCAAACATCCTTCTTCTCCTGTGGACGAGGCTTTTGTGA
- the hisF gene encoding imidazole glycerol phosphate synthase subunit HisF: protein MLTKRIIPCLDVMEGRVVKGTNFLELKDAGDPVENAKAYEEQLADELCFLDITASHEKRRTIIDVVERVSHEVFMPLTVGGGIRTTDDIRDILRAGADKVTVNTTAVENPEFVRESSEIFGSQCICIAIDAKGREGGGFEVYTYGGRRPTGIDAVGWAKRVEELGAGEILLTSMDRDGTKAGFDIELTRAIADSVNIPVIASGGVGTLEHLYDGLALAKADAVLAASIFHYREFTVVDAKRYLRSRGVNVRL, encoded by the coding sequence ATGCTGACTAAGAGGATCATTCCCTGCCTTGATGTAATGGAAGGCAGGGTCGTCAAGGGGACCAATTTTCTCGAGCTTAAGGATGCCGGCGACCCCGTGGAGAATGCGAAGGCCTACGAGGAACAGCTGGCGGACGAGCTGTGCTTTCTCGATATCACCGCTTCCCATGAGAAGAGAAGAACCATCATCGACGTCGTTGAGCGGGTATCCCACGAGGTCTTCATGCCTCTTACGGTGGGAGGCGGCATACGCACCACAGATGACATCCGGGACATCCTCCGGGCGGGCGCGGACAAGGTGACCGTCAATACGACGGCGGTGGAGAACCCTGAATTCGTCCGGGAATCGAGCGAGATCTTCGGCAGCCAGTGCATCTGCATTGCCATTGACGCCAAGGGGCGCGAAGGCGGGGGTTTCGAGGTCTACACCTACGGAGGCCGAAGACCGACGGGTATCGATGCCGTCGGCTGGGCGAAGAGGGTGGAGGAGTTGGGCGCCGGCGAAATACTCCTCACCAGCATGGACAGGGACGGGACCAAGGCCGGTTTTGACATCGAGCTGACGCGGGCCATCGCCGATTCCGTGAACATCCCCGTCATAGCCTCGGGCGGGGTAGGTACCCTGGAGCACCTTTACGACGGGCTCGCCCTGGCAAAGGCGGATGCCGTCCTTGCCGCATCGATATTCCATTACCGGGAGTTCACTGTCGTCGATGCGAAGCGATATCTCCGCAGCCGGGGCGTGAACGTGAGGCTATAG
- a CDS encoding branched-chain amino acid ABC transporter permease: MKSLVFRGKLPWVIAGLVVLFLFPVFLDRFYVYLAAIILLTGLCATSLNFVLGYGGVFQFHHAVFYGVGAYGTALMIIKSGLSPWLGFVVGPIAAAIMGLVIGIICIRLSKLYFGMLQISLGSLVWAIVYRWYSFTGGDDGIHGVPLPDIISSPNGGYYFTLIVTAVSMFILYRMIRSPFGSALQGIRDNPVRSEMIGVNVRLHQLLALTIAGFFGGVAGSLFVVVDNTVFPDMMFWTLSLELIIMCLLGGWFSFLGPMVGAAAIVLLRTYVSGITGYWALILGVIMMLVIFFLPNGVLGYLDRFVKKKARSI; the protein is encoded by the coding sequence TGTCGTCCTCTTCCTCTTCCCTGTCTTTCTCGACAGGTTCTATGTTTACCTTGCGGCGATCATACTTCTTACGGGACTGTGCGCGACGAGCCTCAATTTCGTTCTCGGCTACGGCGGGGTTTTTCAATTCCACCACGCCGTTTTTTACGGCGTCGGAGCATACGGCACGGCGCTCATGATCATCAAGTCGGGGCTCTCGCCCTGGCTGGGGTTCGTCGTCGGCCCCATAGCGGCGGCCATAATGGGCCTTGTCATCGGCATCATCTGCATACGCCTCTCCAAGCTTTACTTTGGGATGCTCCAGATATCGCTGGGCTCCCTCGTTTGGGCCATTGTCTATCGCTGGTATTCGTTTACCGGGGGCGATGATGGCATCCACGGCGTCCCCCTTCCCGACATCATCTCCTCGCCGAACGGCGGATACTACTTCACCCTTATCGTCACCGCCGTCTCCATGTTCATTCTCTACAGGATGATCAGGTCCCCCTTCGGCAGCGCCCTCCAGGGGATACGGGACAACCCGGTGCGCTCCGAGATGATCGGCGTCAACGTGAGGCTCCACCAGCTCCTTGCCCTCACCATCGCGGGGTTCTTCGGGGGCGTGGCAGGGTCCCTCTTCGTCGTCGTCGACAACACCGTGTTTCCCGATATGATGTTTTGGACGCTCTCTCTGGAGCTCATCATCATGTGCCTCCTCGGCGGGTGGTTTTCCTTTCTCGGCCCCATGGTGGGCGCGGCCGCCATAGTCCTCCTGAGGACTTACGTAAGCGGCATCACGGGCTACTGGGCCCTCATCCTCGGGGTGATCATGATGCTCGTAATCTTCTTCCTTCCCAACGGCGTCCTCGGATATCTCGACAGGTTCGTGAAGAAAAAAGCAAGGAGCATCTGA
- a CDS encoding 1-(5-phosphoribosyl)-5-[(5-phosphoribosylamino)methylideneamino] imidazole-4-carboxamide isomerase, translating into MKALFAMDLMGGKTVRLRKGDFKEVTVYSNDPLSMIEEMVRRGARDFHIIDLDGARTGEPVHGEIIGKIRSMVKGYMEVGGGIRTDDTIKYYSDLGIDGIIIGTRALEDEDYFEGLSRFGNIVLGLDLLQGKPMSRGWKSAVDRDPVAILKAAERIGIKAVLCTSIERDGMLTGPDLAGLKAISELTVLPVIASGGVSNIDDVRRLKGMDVWAAIIGKAFYEGFIGIEEAMGYAD; encoded by the coding sequence GTGAAGGCGCTCTTTGCGATGGACCTGATGGGCGGCAAGACCGTTCGTCTCAGGAAAGGCGATTTCAAAGAAGTAACGGTCTACAGCAATGATCCTCTCTCCATGATCGAGGAAATGGTGCGCCGCGGCGCGCGGGATTTCCATATCATCGATCTCGATGGCGCGAGGACGGGCGAACCCGTACACGGGGAGATCATCGGAAAGATCCGTTCCATGGTGAAAGGCTACATGGAGGTCGGCGGCGGCATCCGCACCGACGATACCATTAAATACTACAGCGACCTCGGCATCGACGGGATCATCATCGGTACCCGTGCCCTCGAGGACGAAGACTATTTCGAGGGGCTGTCGCGGTTCGGCAACATCGTCCTCGGTCTCGATCTTCTTCAGGGAAAACCGATGTCGCGGGGATGGAAAAGCGCTGTCGACAGGGACCCCGTTGCCATACTCAAGGCCGCGGAGCGCATCGGTATCAAGGCCGTTCTGTGCACGAGCATCGAGCGCGACGGGATGCTGACAGGGCCGGATCTTGCGGGGCTCAAGGCAATATCGGAATTGACCGTACTGCCTGTCATAGCGAGCGGCGGTGTGTCGAACATAGACGATGTCAGGCGTCTCAAGGGAATGGACGTCTGGGCGGCGATCATAGGAAAGGCCTTCTACGAGGGATTCATCGGCATCGAGGAGGCCATGGGTTATGCTGACTAA